TGCACATGCATCACGCCGATGGCGTTGAATGCGATGTCGATGCCGCCGGCCCCTTCGGCCACTTCGTTGGCGTGGCGCAGCATGGCTGCTTCGTCGAGCGCGTCGACCACCGCGACTTCGGCGCTGCCGCCGGCGGCGGCGATGTCCTTCGCGACGGCATCGAGCTTGGTACGCGTGCGGCCCGCGAGGAACACCCTCGCGCCGACGCTGGCAAAGGCGCGGGCCACCGCCCCGCCGATGGCACCGCCGGCGCCGTGGATGACGGCGCGCTTGTCCTGCAACGAATTCAACGACATGAACTTCTCTCCTTGGTGGTGCGCCCGGCGACATGCGGGCGTTCGAACCAAGGACGGCGCGCGGGGGCGCGATCCGACAACGCGGACGAAATTTTTTCGCTCAGACCTGCGGAATGCGCGGAGCGATCACGCCCGGGTCGTACCAGGTGACCGGCCGGATCTCGAACACACCGCCTTCGAAGTCCAGCCGGCGGGCGGCGTCCCGCGCCTGTTCCAAGGTGTCGCAGTCGACGATGTAGAGGCCCATCAGCTGCTCCTTGGTTTCGGCGAAGGGGCGTCGGTGACCAGCGGATGGGCATCGCCCGCGCGGCGCACCGTGGTGGAAGCGTCGGGCATCAGGCGCAGCACCGTGCCGAGCCGACCCTGGGACTGCAGTTCGTCCCGCAGGTCGGTGTGGCGTTCGAGCATCTCGTCTTCGATGCCAGGCGCCCAGGCGGCAACGGCGGATTCGGAGCCGTAGATCAGGATGGAATAGAGCATCGGTCGTCCTTCTGGGTCATGGAATCGTTGCGGCGGGATCGGGCGCCGACAGCCGGTCGAGCAGGGCGCGGATGTGCGCCGCCTCGGCCGGGGTGCGGGCAAGGGCGATGGCTTCCGAGAAAGCCGCATTCGCGTCTGCCGAACGGCCCAGCTGCATCAGCAGTCCGCCCCTGAGCCCGTGGAAATGAAAGTAGGCCGACAGCGGCCCGGCCAGCGGACCGATCATCGCGAGCGCGGCTTCGGGCCCTCGGAGCTTGGCAACAGCCACGGCGCGGTTGAGCGTGACCACCGGCGAAGGCTGCAGCACCTCGAGCGCGACATACAGCCGGTCGATCTCGGCCCAGTCGGTGTCGGCCGCATGCGCCGCCTGGGCATGGGTGGCGGCAATGGCGGCCTGCAACTGGTAAGGGCCGGGCCGTCTGCGGCGCAGCGCGTTCTCGACCAGGGCCAGCCCTTCGGCCGTGAGCGCGCGGTTCCAGCGGCTGCGGTCCTGGTCTTCGAGCAGCACGACCATGGCGTCGGCATCGAGCCGCGCATCGGCGCGCGCATGCTGCAGGAGCAGCAGCGCGGCCAGGCCCATGAGCTCCGGATGATCCGGAAACAGCTCGAGCAGCAGCCGCGCGAGGCGTATCGCTTCTTCGCAGAGCGCAATGCGCAGATGCTCGGCGCCGCCGCTTGCGGAATAGCCTTCGTTGAACAGCAGGTAAACCGTGGTGCACACGGCCGCCAGCCGTTCGCCGCGCTCGCGTGGACCGGGCGCGTCGAACGAAATGCCGGCCGACGCGACCCGTTTCTTGGCCCGCGTGATGCGCTGTTCCATCGCGCTTTCGCCCACCAGGAAGGCGCGCGCAATCTCCTGCACCGAGAGGCCCGACACAATGCGCAGCGCCAGGGCGATCTGCTGCGTCAGCGGCAGATCGGGATGGCAGCAGACGAACAGCAGCCGCAGCACGTCGTCGCGGTAATGCGTGTGGTCCAGCGCTTCGACGAGCCGGGCTTCGGCGTCGTCCAGGTCGGAGATCGACGCTTCGTCGTCGGGCAGTGCTTCATGCAGCTTGCGCCGCCGCACCTCGTCGAGCGCGGCATTGCGCCCCACGAAGATCAGCCAGGCCAGCGGATCGCGCGGCGGGCCGCTCACGGGCCAATGCTGCAGGGCGCGCAGGCTGGCTTCCTGGAAAGCTTCCTCGGCCAGGTCGAGTTCGCGAAAGTAGCGCAGCAGCGCCGCAACGGCACGCGGCCGCGAGGCGGTCAGCGTGATCGCGATCCAGGCTGTTTCGGTCGTGCGCATGGGCTTCATTGCTCCGGTCACCCCAAGGACGAACGAGTATGCGTCGGGCCGACAGCCGCCCGCGAAAAAAACTGCAGCGCGGAGGCCGCGCCTCGATCAGCCCAGCAGGTTGCGCAGCGCCGCCTCGACGGCTGCCGCGGTGGCCAGCGGCTTTTCCATCGGGAACAGGTGCGAGCCGTCGAGCATCGCGATCCGCCCCTTGGTGACCTTCTGGGTCATCGCCATGCCCACCTGCTTCATCTCGGCCGACTGGCGCCCGCCGATGAAGGCCACCTTGCATTTGAGCGGGTGGCGGCGCAGCAGGGCTGCGAGGTTGTGGGGCAGGGTGTTGTAGATGGCGGTTTCCACGTTGCGGTCGAAGCTCAGTTCGCGCGTGTCTTCGCTGTCGAAGGTGCCGTGGTCGATGTAGTCGTGCAGCACCTGCTCGTCCCACTTGGCAAAGGCCTTCTTGCTGCGGAAGTGCTCGAACACCGCTTCCCGGTGGGCCCAGCTGTTCTTGCGCTTGCGACTGATGGCGCCGGGCGACACCGTCTTCATCAGCGGGGTGCGCTTCACGAGGCTCAGCGTGTTCGCGCGCCAGCCGCCCAGAATCGGCGAGTCGAGCAGCACCACGCCGCGGGCAAGCGCCGGATGCAGCGCCGCGCACATCAGGCTCAGGAACCCGCCGAGCGAATGGCCGACCAGGAACACCGGGCCGCCGGCACGGTCGGCGTGCTGCTGCGCGAAGTCGGCCAGCTGCTGCACCAGGTGCGGCCAGTTGTCGGTGACGGGGTACTTCGGGTCGTGCCCGAACTTCTCGATGGCGTCGACTTCGAAGCCGCGGTTGCGCAGGCTGTCGAGAACGACGCGGTAGGTGCTCGCTGGAAAGCTGTTGCCGTGCGAGAAGACGACAGGGGGCATCGCCATGGCCGCCGCCGGCTTCAGATGAGCTTTTCGTCGGGCGTGGAAATCTTGCGCAGCGCGCTGTGGCGCGTGGCCGGCATCTTCAGCGGATGCTCGGTGGCGGCGTCGTCCCACACCGGGTCTTCGATGCTGTCGAACACCTCGCGCAGCTTCTGGCCCCAGCTGTTGTGCATCATTCGGTAGTAGGGGTTGTCGGCATCGATGCAGATCACGCGGTCGGTTTCGAACTTGTTGGCCTCGTACACCACCAGGTCGAGCGGCAGGCCCACCGAGAGGTTCGACTTCATGGTCGAGTCCATCGACACCAGCGCGCACTTGGCGGCCTCGTCGAGCGGGGTTTCGGGCGTCAGCACGCGGTCGAGCACGGGCTTGCCGTACTTCGATTCGCCGACCTGGAAGTAGGGCGTCTCGGTGGTGGCTTCGATGAAGTTGCCGGCCGCATAGACCAGGAACAGGCGCATGCCTTCACCCTTGACCTGGCCGCCGAAGATGAACGACACGTTGAAGTCGAGCCCCGCATGCTTGAGCGCCTCGGCATCGCGGTCGTACACGTGGCGCACGGCCGAGCCGAGCACGCGCGCGGCATCGAACATGCTCTTGGCGTTCCAGATGGTGATGGGGTCGCCCTGCGAGCCGTCTTCGCGGGTTTCGCGCAGCTCCTCGATCTGGAGAATTTCGCGCACCGACTGCGAGATGCTCAGGTTGCCCGAAGACAGCAGCACCATGACGCGGTCGCCCGGCTGCTCGTAGACAATCATCTTGCGGAAGATGCTGATGTGGTCCACGCCCGCGTTGGTGCGCGAGTCGGAGAGAAACACCAGGCCGGCGTTGAGTTTGATGCCTACGCAGTAAGTCATTTCTTGATCTCGCACGAAGGATGCCCGCTCATGTGGCGGCGCGTTCCCGCGTGTTCAGTTTTTGTAAGGCATAGAGCGCGTCGAGCGCCTCCCGCGGCGTCATCGCGTCGGGATCGAGCGCGGCCAGGGCGGATTCTACGGCGCTGGCCATGGGAGTTTCGGCCGCCGGCGGAGGGGCGAACAGGTCGACCTGTGCACGCGTCTGGGCATGCTGCGATTCCAGCGCCTCGAGCGCCTGCCGCGCATGGTTGACCACGGCGGCGGGCATGCCCGCGAGCCGTGCCACCTGGATGCCGTAGCTCTTGCTGGCCGGGCCGGGCTGCATTTCGTGCAGGAACACGATGTCGCGGCCCGCTTCGGTCGCGCTCACATGCATGTTCACCGCGCCGTGGTGCGTGGCCGGGAACTCGGTCAGCTCGAAATAGTGGGTCGCGAAAAGCGTGAAAGCCTTGCTGCGGTCGTGCAGTTGGGCGGCAATGCCGGCGGCCAGCGCCAGCCCGTCGAAGGTGCTGGTGCCGCGTCCGATTTCGTCCATCAGCACCAGCGACTGCGCGGTGGCGCTGTGCAAAATTTGCGCGGCCTCGGTCATCTCCAGCATGAAGGTCGACTGCGCGTTGGCCAGGTCGTCGGCCGCGCCGATGCGCGTGTGGATCGCGTCGATCGGTCCGAGCCGGCAGGCCGCCGCCGGCACGTGCGAGCCGATGGAGGCCAAGAGCACGATGATCGCCACCTGCCGCATGTAGGTCGACTTGCCGCCCATGTTGGGGCCGGTGATGACCTGCATGCGCTGCTGCGGCCCGAGCTGCGTGTCGTTGGCGATGAAGCCGCCTGACGACTTTTCGGCCAGCCGTGCTTCCACCACCGGATGGCGGCCCTGCTGGATTTCGATGCACGGGTGCGAGACGAAGCTCGGCGCGCGCCAATGCAGCGTGTGCGAGCGCTCGGCCAGCGCGCACAGCGCATCCAGCGTGGCAATGGCGCCGGCCAGTTGCGTGAGCGCGGGCACCGAGGGCTGCAGCGCATCGAGCAGCTGCTCGTAGAGCCATTTTTCGCGGGCGAGCGCGCGGTCTTGCGCGCTCAGCGCCTTGTCCTCGAAGGCCTTGAGCTCGGGCGTGATGAAGCGCTCGGCGTTCTTCAGCGTCTGGCGGCGGCGGTAGTTGTCGGGCACCTTCGAGAGCGCGCTTTGCGTCACCTCGATGTAGAAGCCGTGCACGCGATTGAACTGCACGCGCAGGTTGCTGATGCCGGTGCGCTCGCGCTCGCTGACTTCGAGCTTCAGCAGGAAGTCGTCGCAGTTGTCGCTGATGGCGCGCAGCTCGTCGAGCTCGGCGTCGTGGCCGGTGGCGATCACGCCGCCGTCGCGCACCAGCGCCGAAGGGTCGGGCTTGATGGCGCTCATCAGCAGGTCGGCGCAGCCGGGCGGCGGCGCAAGCCGTGCGGCAATTTGGTCGAGCAGCGCGGCCGATGCCGGAAGAAGCGGCGCCAGCTGCTCCGCCTTGTCGAGTGCCAGGCGCAGCGCCAGCAGTTCGCGCGGGCGCACCTGCCTGAGCGCGATGCGCGCAGCAATGCGTTCCACGTCGCTCGTGTTCTTGAGCTGCTCGCGCAGCGTGCGCCAGGGCGCGGCGGTGCCGCCCAGCACCGTGGACTGCAGCGCGCCGATGGCTTCGAGCCGCGCCTGCGCCTCGCTGCGGTCGCGCCGGGGCGACAGCAGCCAGCGTTTCAAAAGGCGGCTGCCCATGCCTGTCATGCAGGTGTCGAGCAGCGAGAACATGGTGGGCGAATCTTCGCCGCGCAAGGTCTGCACCAGCTCCAGGTTGCGCCGCGTGGTGGGCGGCAGCTCGATCAGGTCGCCGTCGCGCTCCACCGACAGGCGCTGCACGTGCGAGAGTGCACGGCCCTGCGTGTGCTCGGCATAGCCCAGCAATGCGGCGGCCGCGGCATGCGCGTTGGAGAGCGATTCGGCGTTCCACGCGGCAAGACTGTTGCTGCCCATCTGCTCGCTGAGCTTGCGTTCGCCCAGCCCGCCGTCGAACTGCCAGGCAGGGCGGATCGAGAGCGTGAAAGGGGTGGCCGCACGCGCGGCCTTCAGGCGCTGCTCGAAGGCGGGCGTGACCTCGGCGCTGTAGAGCAGTTCGCTCGGCGCGATGCGCGCGATCCAGGTTTCGAGCGCGTCGGCCGGGCACTCGGCCAGCCGCAGTTCGGCACCCGTCACGCTGAGCCAGGCCAAGCCGCAGAAATTGCGCGTGCCCGCATGCACCGCGAGCAGCAGAGATTCGCTCTTGTCGCTGAGCAGTTCCGAGTCGGTCAGCGTGCCGGGCGTGACCACGCGCATCACCTTGCGCTCGACCGGCCCCTTGCTGGCGCCGACCTCGCCCACCTGCTCGCAAATGGCGACCGATTCGCCCAGCTTGATGAGCCGCGCCAGATACGTATCGACCGCATGGAAGGGCACGCCGCACATCACCACCGGCTGCCCGGCCGACTGGCCGCGCTGGGTGAGCGTGATGTCGAGCAGGCGCGCAGCCTTTTCGGCATCGGCCCAGAACAGCTCGTAGAAGTCGCCCATCCGGTAGAACAGCAGGGTGTCCGGATGGTCCGCTTTCAGGCCCAGATACTGGGCCATCATGGGCGTGTGCCCGGAAAAGTCGCTGGGCGAGAGGGTGGGGCGGGCAGTCGTCGTATTCACTCGCACGATTATCGGGGACGGGCGGACGGCTCAGCCGACGACCAGCCTGACGGGTTTGCCGACGCGGCTGAGCATTTCAACCAACGTGTCGATGGTGAATTTGGCAGTCTTTCTGTTCACCACGTCGGAAACCCGAGGGCGGGAGACCATCAGGATTTCCGCCGCCTCGGCCTGCCTCAGATGATGCTCCGCGATCCAGTTCGACAACTCTTCCATGAGTTGCTGCTTCAGCAGCCGCGTGTCGTTGATCTGCTTTTGCGATGCGGCCTGCAGGCGCTTGGCCTCGGCTGGCGGGAAGCCCAACTCGAGGAAAATGTTGGCACCGGGCTTGGTGACGTGATGGATGGCGGTGTCGGGTTTCATGGTCGATTCTTCCTCGCTTCGATCACCGCGCGATAGCGCGCCTGCGCGGTGCCTTTGTCCTGCTGGCCGGTCGCCTGTGTCTTCTTCTGGAAGCAATGCAGAACGTAGATTGCTTCGTCGAATTTGGCCACGTACATCACACGGTAGATTCCGCTTGGATCCCTGAGCCGGATCTCCCGCGTGCCGGTGCCCACATCGTTGAATGGCTTCCAGTCCGTCGGATCCAGTCCGGCCTGGACTTTGCGCAGTTCGAAACCGGCCGTACGGCGCGGTTCAGCAGGAAAGGCCAACAGATCCACATAAGACGACCCCACCCACCGGATTTCTTTCTCATCCATCGACGCGTCCGTCTGTATAAGATTTTATACACAAAGCCGGATGCGATTGATGCGCAATGGCTCCCCTGATTCCGATTGTCGAGAAGGCCTGGATGCTTTTGCGCTGCGTGGCACCGTCTCGCTTCCGATTACCGTGAACTTTGCCGGATACCCATGACGATCATCCGGGTGGCCCGTGGAATGACGCCAAGCTCGCCGATATGCCGGTTCATTGCACGCACCCGCCGCTCTAAAATCCGCCGGCGCAAACCCCGCGTGAAGAACAAGGCGCCCATGGCCCATCCGGATGAATTCAAAGGCACTGAGGCGGACGCGCTGCCCGACACCGCCACCGTGCCTGCAGAACTCGCCGCGCTGTATCTCTGCATGTCGCCCGCCCAGCTGGCCGACCTGCGCAAATCGAAACGCCCCGATGGGCGGGCAGGCAACGGCCCGCCCGTCATCAAGCCAGTGGAAAGCGGCGCAGCCGGCTCGAAAGACCCGGTGCGCTATGCGCTCGGCACCTTGCGCGCGTTCGCCAGGTCGCACACCGCCCCCACGGCCTTCGACACCGCGTTGAACTCCGGCATCCTGGGCTGGGTGTCCGCCAAGCTGCCTTTCTTCGCCGAGCTCGAACCCCGCGTCAAACGCGGCCGGCGCGTGCTCATCGGCGGCGCCTGGGACCGGACGGACCCGCTGCGCGAGAAGCGCTTCATGGACTTGGCGAAGGGGCGCATCCGCTTCACGTCATTGACGTGCGCCGAAGCGGCTGCCAGCCTGTGGGCCGACGTTGCAAGCCATTCCGAACTCGCCGAAAAAGGCTTGGCGCTGCTCAAGAGCGAGACGCAGGCCATCGAAGCTTCGTTGGCCGCCACTGCGGCTTTGGCGGCGGCTTCGAACCCGGCTTCGGCCGCCTGACCCGCCTTCAAGATCGACCATGGACGAGTACCGATGCTGATCAACTGCGTGGCCTACGAAAACGGCGCCAAGCTTGCCGACATTCCGGTCGAAGACATCAGTGAATACATCGTCCGGCCCGGCTGCTTCGTCTGGGTGGCGCTGAGCGACGCCACGCCGGAAGAACTGACCCAGATGCAGCACGAATTCAATCTGCATCCGCTCGCGGTGGAAGATGCCCACCACGGCCACCAGCGGCCCAAGGTCGAGGAATACGGCGACTCGCTCTTCGTGGTGATGCACCTGGTCGAGCCCTCGCCCGAAGGCGAGCATTGCGTGAACGTGGGCGAGGTCGACGTGTTCGTCGGCAAGAACTACGTGCTGTCGGTGCGCAACCGCAGCCAGCAGGGCTTTCTGGGCGTGCGCGAACGCTGCGAGCGCGAACCCGAGCTGCTGCGCAACGGTGCGGGCTTTGTGCTCTACGCGCTGATGGACGCGGTAGTCGACCGCTACTTTCCCGTCATCGATGCGCTCGAGGTGGAGCTCGAATCCATCGAGCAGCAGATCTTTACCCAGGGCGGCGCGGCGCGCGACAAGATCAAGCAGCTCTACGACCTGAAGCGGCGCAGCATGATCCTGAAGCGCGCGGTGGCGCCGCTGGCCGAAGCCGCGGGCAAGCTGCACGGCGGGCGGGTGCCGCATATCTGCATGAGCTCGCAGGAGTATTTTCGCGACGTGGCCGACCACCTCGTGCGCATCAACGGCTCGATCGACGCGATGCGCGACACCATCGGCACGGCCATCTCGGTGAACCTCTCGATGGTCACCATCGAAGAGAGCGAAGTCACCAAGCGGCTTGCGGCCTGGGCCAGCATCTTTGCGGTGTGCACCGCGTTCGCCGGTATCTGGGGCATGAACTTCGAGCACATGCCGGAGCTGAAATTCCGCTACGGCTATGCGGCGGCGCTGGCGTTGATGGGCGGCACCTGCAGCTACCTCTACTACCGTTTCAGGCGCGCGGGCTGGCTCTGAGTTTCTTTCTACCTCTCCTTCTGGGGGAGGGCAGGGGTGGGGGCAAGCGGCGTATCAAGTACCCGCAGACTTTCAAGCGCCGCGAGCCCCCATCCCAACCTTCCCCCGGAAGGGGAAGGCGCAATGCGGGTTACTCGTCGTGGGTGTCGTGCGTGGCCACCGCGCCGCGGCGCCAGTAGCCTGACGCCCGGGTCCACTTCGGGTTGGCGCCCCGCTCGCCCACCAGATGAGCGCGCAGAGCCTTCGCCATCGCCGATTCGCATCCCACCCACGCATGGAAGTCGCCGGCCGGCAGCTTCATCGTCTTGAGCGCGTCGAACAGCACGGGGCTCACTCCCGGCTCGGCTCCGCCGCGGTGTACCCACTGCAGCGTGAGCTCGGTTTGCGTCTCGAACGGAATCTGGTCGGCTTCGCTGTCGACCTCCGCCAGCACCACCACCCGCGCACCGGCCGGCAGCTCGGCCAGGCGCCGTGCGATAGCGGGCAGAGCGGTGTCGTCGCCGATCAGCAGGTGCCAGTCGAACTCGGTCGGCACGATGAACGAGCCGCGCGGGCCGCCCACGCCAAGAATGTCGCCGGGCTTGGCCTGCTCGGCCCATTGGGTGGCGGGGCCGGCGTCGTGCAGCGCAAAGTCGATTTCGAGCGTGTTGGCCTGTGCGTCGTACCTGCGCGGCGTGTAGTCGCGCATGGTCGGCCGGCCGCCGGCGGGCCAGACCGGGCCGTCGGGTCCGGTGGTCGGCAGCGTGAGCTCGCCGGTTGCGGCATCGGGAAAAAAGATCTTCGAGTGGTCGTCGAAGCCCGGGCTCGTGAAGCCCGCGAGGTCGTCGCCCGTGAGCGTGACGCGCACAAGGTGCGGCGTGATGCGCTGAACCGTCTTCACCGTGAGCCGGCGAAAGCGAAGCTCGTGGCGCACGCGGCGCGGGGTGCGATCGGACAGGGAGGAGGAGGCGGGAGATGTATCGGTCGAGAAGTCGGTCATTTCAAGAAATACTTTCTAGATGCGTTCGAGTTGCTGGGCGGCGCTGTCGAGCACTGCGGCGAAATCGTGGGCTTGCTGTTCTGTGAGGGGCGTGCCCGAGAGGCGCATGCGCATCGCGAGCTTCAGGTTCTCGATGGCGCGCGTGACCTGCGGCGGGCGCCCGCCGCGCGGGCCGGCGCCGTCCACGCCACCGCTCATGCGGGCCATCATGGCGTCGGCCGTGTCGCGGTTGGCAGCCAGAAACTCATGGCCGCCGGCCGTGATGCTGTAGCGCTTGCGCCCGCCGGTGTCGGCCGTTTCCACGCTGAGGTAGCCGAGTTCTTCGAGCAGCGTCAGCGTGGGGTAGACCACGCCGGGGCTCGGCGCATAGCTGCCGCCCAGGCGGTCTTCGATGGCCTTGATGAGTTCGTAGCCGTGGGCCGGCTTGCCGGCGATGAGCTGCAGCAGCACGAAGCGCAGGCCCCCGTGGCCGAACACCCGCCCGCCGCCGCGTCCGCCGCGGCCTCCTCCGTGCATGCGCTCCTCGCCGCCGCCGTGATGGCCGCGGCCGCCGGAGAGGCCGTCTTCGTGTTCGCCACGCGGGGTGTGGCAGTGGTGATGGTGGTGATGGCCGAAGTGTGGGTGTCTCATATCGATGTCTTCTTGAGGTATGTCGAAATTATTTTAGATATATCTAAAAAAGTCAAGCAACCG
The Variovorax paradoxus genome window above contains:
- a CDS encoding alpha/beta fold hydrolase yields the protein MAMPPVVFSHGNSFPASTYRVVLDSLRNRGFEVDAIEKFGHDPKYPVTDNWPHLVQQLADFAQQHADRAGGPVFLVGHSLGGFLSLMCAALHPALARGVVLLDSPILGGWRANTLSLVKRTPLMKTVSPGAISRKRKNSWAHREAVFEHFRSKKAFAKWDEQVLHDYIDHGTFDSEDTRELSFDRNVETAIYNTLPHNLAALLRRHPLKCKVAFIGGRQSAEMKQVGMAMTQKVTKGRIAMLDGSHLFPMEKPLATAAAVEAALRNLLG
- a CDS encoding YciI family protein; protein product: MLYSILIYGSESAVAAWAPGIEDEMLERHTDLRDELQSQGRLGTVLRLMPDASTTVRRAGDAHPLVTDAPSPKPRSS
- the corA gene encoding magnesium/cobalt transporter CorA gives rise to the protein MLINCVAYENGAKLADIPVEDISEYIVRPGCFVWVALSDATPEELTQMQHEFNLHPLAVEDAHHGHQRPKVEEYGDSLFVVMHLVEPSPEGEHCVNVGEVDVFVGKNYVLSVRNRSQQGFLGVRERCEREPELLRNGAGFVLYALMDAVVDRYFPVIDALEVELESIEQQIFTQGGAARDKIKQLYDLKRRSMILKRAVAPLAEAAGKLHGGRVPHICMSSQEYFRDVADHLVRINGSIDAMRDTIGTAISVNLSMVTIEESEVTKRLAAWASIFAVCTAFAGIWGMNFEHMPELKFRYGYAAALALMGGTCSYLYYRFRRAGWL
- a CDS encoding siderophore-interacting protein, producing the protein MTDFSTDTSPASSSLSDRTPRRVRHELRFRRLTVKTVQRITPHLVRVTLTGDDLAGFTSPGFDDHSKIFFPDAATGELTLPTTGPDGPVWPAGGRPTMRDYTPRRYDAQANTLEIDFALHDAGPATQWAEQAKPGDILGVGGPRGSFIVPTEFDWHLLIGDDTALPAIARRLAELPAGARVVVLAEVDSEADQIPFETQTELTLQWVHRGGAEPGVSPVLFDALKTMKLPAGDFHAWVGCESAMAKALRAHLVGERGANPKWTRASGYWRRGAVATHDTHDE
- the mutS gene encoding DNA mismatch repair protein MutS; translation: MMAQYLGLKADHPDTLLFYRMGDFYELFWADAEKAARLLDITLTQRGQSAGQPVVMCGVPFHAVDTYLARLIKLGESVAICEQVGEVGASKGPVERKVMRVVTPGTLTDSELLSDKSESLLLAVHAGTRNFCGLAWLSVTGAELRLAECPADALETWIARIAPSELLYSAEVTPAFEQRLKAARAATPFTLSIRPAWQFDGGLGERKLSEQMGSNSLAAWNAESLSNAHAAAAALLGYAEHTQGRALSHVQRLSVERDGDLIELPPTTRRNLELVQTLRGEDSPTMFSLLDTCMTGMGSRLLKRWLLSPRRDRSEAQARLEAIGALQSTVLGGTAAPWRTLREQLKNTSDVERIAARIALRQVRPRELLALRLALDKAEQLAPLLPASAALLDQIAARLAPPPGCADLLMSAIKPDPSALVRDGGVIATGHDAELDELRAISDNCDDFLLKLEVSERERTGISNLRVQFNRVHGFYIEVTQSALSKVPDNYRRRQTLKNAERFITPELKAFEDKALSAQDRALAREKWLYEQLLDALQPSVPALTQLAGAIATLDALCALAERSHTLHWRAPSFVSHPCIEIQQGRHPVVEARLAEKSSGGFIANDTQLGPQQRMQVITGPNMGGKSTYMRQVAIIVLLASIGSHVPAAACRLGPIDAIHTRIGAADDLANAQSTFMLEMTEAAQILHSATAQSLVLMDEIGRGTSTFDGLALAAGIAAQLHDRSKAFTLFATHYFELTEFPATHHGAVNMHVSATEAGRDIVFLHEMQPGPASKSYGIQVARLAGMPAAVVNHARQALEALESQHAQTRAQVDLFAPPPAAETPMASAVESALAALDPDAMTPREALDALYALQKLNTRERAAT
- a CDS encoding helix-turn-helix domain-containing protein; translation: MKPDTAIHHVTKPGANIFLELGFPPAEAKRLQAASQKQINDTRLLKQQLMEELSNWIAEHHLRQAEAAEILMVSRPRVSDVVNRKTAKFTIDTLVEMLSRVGKPVRLVVG
- a CDS encoding PadR family transcriptional regulator — translated: MRHPHFGHHHHHHCHTPRGEHEDGLSGGRGHHGGGEERMHGGGRGGRGGGRVFGHGGLRFVLLQLIAGKPAHGYELIKAIEDRLGGSYAPSPGVVYPTLTLLEELGYLSVETADTGGRKRYSITAGGHEFLAANRDTADAMMARMSGGVDGAGPRGGRPPQVTRAIENLKLAMRMRLSGTPLTEQQAHDFAAVLDSAAQQLERI
- a CDS encoding proteasome-type protease, which produces MTYCVGIKLNAGLVFLSDSRTNAGVDHISIFRKMIVYEQPGDRVMVLLSSGNLSISQSVREILQIEELRETREDGSQGDPITIWNAKSMFDAARVLGSAVRHVYDRDAEALKHAGLDFNVSFIFGGQVKGEGMRLFLVYAAGNFIEATTETPYFQVGESKYGKPVLDRVLTPETPLDEAAKCALVSMDSTMKSNLSVGLPLDLVVYEANKFETDRVICIDADNPYYRMMHNSWGQKLREVFDSIEDPVWDDAATEHPLKMPATRHSALRKISTPDEKLI
- a CDS encoding RNA polymerase sigma factor; amino-acid sequence: MRTTETAWIAITLTASRPRAVAALLRYFRELDLAEEAFQEASLRALQHWPVSGPPRDPLAWLIFVGRNAALDEVRRRKLHEALPDDEASISDLDDAEARLVEALDHTHYRDDVLRLLFVCCHPDLPLTQQIALALRIVSGLSVQEIARAFLVGESAMEQRITRAKKRVASAGISFDAPGPRERGERLAAVCTTVYLLFNEGYSASGGAEHLRIALCEEAIRLARLLLELFPDHPELMGLAALLLLQHARADARLDADAMVVLLEDQDRSRWNRALTAEGLALVENALRRRRPGPYQLQAAIAATHAQAAHAADTDWAEIDRLYVALEVLQPSPVVTLNRAVAVAKLRGPEAALAMIGPLAGPLSAYFHFHGLRGGLLMQLGRSADANAAFSEAIALARTPAEAAHIRALLDRLSAPDPAATIP
- a CDS encoding type II toxin-antitoxin system RelE/ParE family toxin; translated protein: MDEKEIRWVGSSYVDLLAFPAEPRRTAGFELRKVQAGLDPTDWKPFNDVGTGTREIRLRDPSGIYRVMYVAKFDEAIYVLHCFQKKTQATGQQDKGTAQARYRAVIEARKNRP